A DNA window from Lutra lutra chromosome 8, mLutLut1.2, whole genome shotgun sequence contains the following coding sequences:
- the HCFC2 gene encoding host cell factor 2 isoform X1: MAAPSLLNWRRVSSFTGPVPRARHGHRAVAIRELMIIFGGGNEGIADELHVYNTVTNQWFLPAVRGDIPPGCAAHGFVCDGTRILVFGGMVEYGRYSNELYELQASRWLWKKVKPHPPSSGLPPCPRLGHSFSLYGNKCYLFGGLANESEDSNNNVPRYLNDFYELELQHGSGVVGWSIPVTKGIVPSPRESHTAVIYCKKDSGSPKMYVFGGMCGARLDDLWQLDLETMCWSKPETKGTVPLPRSLHTASVIGNKMYIFGGWVPHKGENIETSPHDCEWRCTSSFSYLNLDTAEWTTLVSDSQEDKKNSRPRPRAGHCAVAIGTRLYFWSGRDGYKKALNSQVCCKDLWYLDTEKPPAPSQVQLIKATTNSFHVKWDEVPTVEGYLLQLNTDLPYQAASSDSTATPNMQGVRMDPHRQGSNSTIPNSISDTMNSTKTEYTAMKGTSVKNRPDLKASTDSNATLHSSLATNASNHNSCVVDMLRKNEGPHTSATIGVLSSCLDLRTVIPETSVSSSVSSAQTMVTQQTIKTESSSTNGAVVKDETSLTTFSTKSEVDEACALPASKISRVEAHATVMPFSKETPSNPVATMKAGERQWCDVGIFKNNTALVSQFYLLPKGKQSISKIGNADAPDYSLLKKQDLVPGTGYRFRVAAINGCGIGPFSKISEFKTCIPGFPGAPSAVRISKVLPLFREEKICFQNVEGIHLSWEPPTSPSGNILEYSAYLAIRTAQIQDNPSQLVFMRIYCGLKTSCIVTTGQLANAHIDYTSRPAIVFRISAKNEKGYGPATQVRWLQEKESDKDQVL, encoded by the exons ATGGCGGCTCCCAGCCTCCTTAACTGGAGGCGGGTTTCCTCCTTCACGGGGCCGGTCCCCCGCGCCCGGCACGGACACCGGGCCGTGGCCATCCGGGAGCTGATGATCATCTTTGGAGGGGGCAACGAGGGCATCGCGGACGAGCTGCACGTCTACAACACGG TTACAAATCAGTGGTTCCTACCAGCTGTTAGAGGAGACATCCCTCCAGGTTGCGCTGCCCATGGATTTGTCTGTGATGGTACCAGAATATTAGTATTTGGGGGAATGGTTGAATATGGAAGATACAGCAATGAGTTATATGAGTTGCAA GCAAGCCGTTGGTTATGGAAAAAAGTGAAACCTCACCCCCCTTCTTCTGGTTTACCTCCTTGTCCTCGTCTTGGACATAGCTTCTCTTTATATGGTAACAAATGCTATTTGTTTGGTGGTCTGGCAAATGAAAGTGAAGATTCGAACAATAATGTTCCCAG ATATTTGAATGATTTCTATGAGTTGGAGCTACAGCATGGCTCTGGTGTTGTGGGTTGGAGCATTCCAGTGACTAAAGGAATTGTGCCTTCTCCAAGAGAATCCCACACAGCTGTCATATATTGCAAAAAAGATTCTGGAAGTCCTAAGATGTATGTCTTTGGTGGAATGTGTGGTGCTCGCCTGGATGATCTATGGCAACTTGACTTAG AAACTATGTGTTGGTCAAAACCAGAAACTAAAGGGACAGTGCCACTTCCACGAAGCCTTCACACAGCCAGTGTTATAGGAAACAA GATGTACATTTTCGGTGGATGGGTTCCACATAAGGGGGAGAATATTGAGACTTCACCTCATGATTGTGAATGGAGATGTACTAGTTCATTTTCTTACCTAAATCTCG ATACAGCAGAGTGGACCACCCTAGTATCAGATTCtcaggaagataaaaaaaattcaaggccaagaccaagagctggacactgtGCTGTTGCAATTGGCACTCGATTATATTTTTGGAGTGGAAGAGATGGCTACAAAAAAGCACTGAATAGTCAAGTTTGCTGCAAGGATCTTTGGTATCTTGATACTG AGAAACCTCCGGCACCATCACAAGTACAGCTGATCAAGGCCACTACCAACTCTTTCCATGTCAAATGGGATGAAGTGCCCACAGTTGAGGGCTATCTTTTGCAGCTGAATACAGACTTACCCTACCAAGCTGCGTCATCAGATTCTACAGCAACACCAAATATGCAAG GAGTCAGAATGGACCCTCACAGACAAGGCAGTAATAGCACCATTCCTAACagt atCAGTGATACAATGAACAGTACAAAAACTGAATATACAGCTATGAAAGGAACTTCTGTGAAAAACAGACCAGATCTCAAAGCATCAACTGATTCTAATGCTACTTTACATTCATCTTTGGCAACTAATGCTTCTAATCATAATAGTTGTGTCGTGGATATGCTAAGGAAAAACGAAG GTCCTCATACTTCAGCAACTATAGGTGTTCTAAGTAGTTGCCTGGACTTAAGAACAGTAATCCCCGAAACTTCTGTATCCAGTTCTGTTTCCAGCGCACAAACTATGGTAACCCAGCAGACCATTAAAACTGAATCATCCAGTACAAATGGGGCAGTTGTTAAAGATGAAACTTCACTAACAACATTCAGTACCAAATCTGAAG TTGATGAAGCATGTGCATTGCCTGCATCTAAGATCAGCCGTGTAGAAGCACATGCTACAGTGATGCCATTTTCT AAAGAGACTCCTTCAAATCCAGTGGCCACAATGAAAGCAGGAGAACGACAGTGGTGTGatgtaggaatttttaaaaataatacagctTTGGTGAGCCAGTTTTATTTGCTgccaaaaggaaagcaaagcatcTCAAAG ATAGGAAATGCAGACGCACCTGACTACAGTTTACTTAAGAAACAAGATCTGGTTCCAGGCACAGGATACAGATTCAGGGTTGCTGCCATCAATGGTTGTGGAATAGGTCCTTTCAGCAAAATCAGTGAATTTAAAACTTGTATTCCCGGTTTTCCTGGAGCTCCTTCTGCAGTCAGAATTTCAAAG GTCCTGCCCCTCTTTAGAGAAGAAAAGATCTGCTTTCAG AATGTTGAGGGTATCCATCTCTCCTGGGAACCTCCAACTTCCCcttctggaaatattttggaatattcaGCCTACTTGGCTATCCGCACAGCACAAATACAAGATAATCCAAGTCAACTTGTGTTTATGAGGATTTATTGTGGTCTTAAGACATCATGTATAGTAACTACCGGGCAGCTTGCAAATGCACATATCGATTATACATCCAGGCCTGCCATTGTGTTCAGGATATCGGCAAAGAATGAAAAGGGATATGGACCAGCTACACAAGTTCGATGGCTTCAAG
- the HCFC2 gene encoding host cell factor 2 isoform X2: MAAPSLLNWRRVSSFTGPVPRARHGHRAVAIRELMIIFGGGNEGIADELHVYNTVTNQWFLPAVRGDIPPGCAAHGFVCDGTRILVFGGMVEYGRYSNELYELQASRWLWKKVKPHPPSSGLPPCPRLGHSFSLYGNKCYLFGGLANESEDSNNNVPRYLNDFYELELQHGSGVVGWSIPVTKGIVPSPRESHTAVIYCKKDSGSPKMYVFGGMCGARLDDLWQLDLETMCWSKPETKGTVPLPRSLHTASVIGNKMYIFGGWVPHKGENIETSPHDCEWRCTSSFSYLNLDTAEWTTLVSDSQEDKKNSRPRPRAGHCAVAIGTRLYFWSGRDGYKKALNSQVCCKDLWYLDTEKPPAPSQVQLIKATTNSFHVKWDEVPTVEGYLLQLNTDLPYQAASSDSTATPNMQGVRMDPHRQGSNSTIPNSISDTMNSTKTEYTAMKGTSVKNRPDLKASTDSNATLHSSLATNASNHNSCVVDMLRKNEGPHTSATIGVLSSCLDLRTVIPETSVSSSVSSAQTMVTQQTIKTESSSTNGAVVKDETSLTTFSTKSEVDEACALPASKISRVEAHATVMPFSKETPSNPVATMKAGERQWCDVGIFKNNTALVSQFYLLPKGKQSISKIGNADAPDYSLLKKQDLVPGTGYRFRVAAINGCGIGPFSKISEFKTCIPGFPGAPSAVRISKVLPLFREEKICFQNVEGIHLSWEPPTSPSGNILEYSAYLAIRTAQIQDNPSQLVFMRIYCGLKTSCIVTTGQLANAHIDYTSRPAIVFRISAKNEKGYGPATQVRWLQVSHCI; this comes from the exons ATGGCGGCTCCCAGCCTCCTTAACTGGAGGCGGGTTTCCTCCTTCACGGGGCCGGTCCCCCGCGCCCGGCACGGACACCGGGCCGTGGCCATCCGGGAGCTGATGATCATCTTTGGAGGGGGCAACGAGGGCATCGCGGACGAGCTGCACGTCTACAACACGG TTACAAATCAGTGGTTCCTACCAGCTGTTAGAGGAGACATCCCTCCAGGTTGCGCTGCCCATGGATTTGTCTGTGATGGTACCAGAATATTAGTATTTGGGGGAATGGTTGAATATGGAAGATACAGCAATGAGTTATATGAGTTGCAA GCAAGCCGTTGGTTATGGAAAAAAGTGAAACCTCACCCCCCTTCTTCTGGTTTACCTCCTTGTCCTCGTCTTGGACATAGCTTCTCTTTATATGGTAACAAATGCTATTTGTTTGGTGGTCTGGCAAATGAAAGTGAAGATTCGAACAATAATGTTCCCAG ATATTTGAATGATTTCTATGAGTTGGAGCTACAGCATGGCTCTGGTGTTGTGGGTTGGAGCATTCCAGTGACTAAAGGAATTGTGCCTTCTCCAAGAGAATCCCACACAGCTGTCATATATTGCAAAAAAGATTCTGGAAGTCCTAAGATGTATGTCTTTGGTGGAATGTGTGGTGCTCGCCTGGATGATCTATGGCAACTTGACTTAG AAACTATGTGTTGGTCAAAACCAGAAACTAAAGGGACAGTGCCACTTCCACGAAGCCTTCACACAGCCAGTGTTATAGGAAACAA GATGTACATTTTCGGTGGATGGGTTCCACATAAGGGGGAGAATATTGAGACTTCACCTCATGATTGTGAATGGAGATGTACTAGTTCATTTTCTTACCTAAATCTCG ATACAGCAGAGTGGACCACCCTAGTATCAGATTCtcaggaagataaaaaaaattcaaggccaagaccaagagctggacactgtGCTGTTGCAATTGGCACTCGATTATATTTTTGGAGTGGAAGAGATGGCTACAAAAAAGCACTGAATAGTCAAGTTTGCTGCAAGGATCTTTGGTATCTTGATACTG AGAAACCTCCGGCACCATCACAAGTACAGCTGATCAAGGCCACTACCAACTCTTTCCATGTCAAATGGGATGAAGTGCCCACAGTTGAGGGCTATCTTTTGCAGCTGAATACAGACTTACCCTACCAAGCTGCGTCATCAGATTCTACAGCAACACCAAATATGCAAG GAGTCAGAATGGACCCTCACAGACAAGGCAGTAATAGCACCATTCCTAACagt atCAGTGATACAATGAACAGTACAAAAACTGAATATACAGCTATGAAAGGAACTTCTGTGAAAAACAGACCAGATCTCAAAGCATCAACTGATTCTAATGCTACTTTACATTCATCTTTGGCAACTAATGCTTCTAATCATAATAGTTGTGTCGTGGATATGCTAAGGAAAAACGAAG GTCCTCATACTTCAGCAACTATAGGTGTTCTAAGTAGTTGCCTGGACTTAAGAACAGTAATCCCCGAAACTTCTGTATCCAGTTCTGTTTCCAGCGCACAAACTATGGTAACCCAGCAGACCATTAAAACTGAATCATCCAGTACAAATGGGGCAGTTGTTAAAGATGAAACTTCACTAACAACATTCAGTACCAAATCTGAAG TTGATGAAGCATGTGCATTGCCTGCATCTAAGATCAGCCGTGTAGAAGCACATGCTACAGTGATGCCATTTTCT AAAGAGACTCCTTCAAATCCAGTGGCCACAATGAAAGCAGGAGAACGACAGTGGTGTGatgtaggaatttttaaaaataatacagctTTGGTGAGCCAGTTTTATTTGCTgccaaaaggaaagcaaagcatcTCAAAG ATAGGAAATGCAGACGCACCTGACTACAGTTTACTTAAGAAACAAGATCTGGTTCCAGGCACAGGATACAGATTCAGGGTTGCTGCCATCAATGGTTGTGGAATAGGTCCTTTCAGCAAAATCAGTGAATTTAAAACTTGTATTCCCGGTTTTCCTGGAGCTCCTTCTGCAGTCAGAATTTCAAAG GTCCTGCCCCTCTTTAGAGAAGAAAAGATCTGCTTTCAG AATGTTGAGGGTATCCATCTCTCCTGGGAACCTCCAACTTCCCcttctggaaatattttggaatattcaGCCTACTTGGCTATCCGCACAGCACAAATACAAGATAATCCAAGTCAACTTGTGTTTATGAGGATTTATTGTGGTCTTAAGACATCATGTATAGTAACTACCGGGCAGCTTGCAAATGCACATATCGATTATACATCCAGGCCTGCCATTGTGTTCAGGATATCGGCAAAGAATGAAAAGGGATATGGACCAGCTACACAAGTTCGATGGCTTCAAG
- the HCFC2 gene encoding host cell factor 2 isoform X4, which produces MAAPSLLNWRRVSSFTGPVPRARHGHRAVAIRELMIIFGGGNEGIADELHVYNTVTNQWFLPAVRGDIPPGCAAHGFVCDGTRILVFGGMVEYGRYSNELYELQASRWLWKKVKPHPPSSGLPPCPRLGHSFSLYGNKCYLFGGLANESEDSNNNVPRYLNDFYELELQHGSGVVGWSIPVTKGIVPSPRESHTAVIYCKKDSGSPKMYVFGGMCGARLDDLWQLDLETMCWSKPETKGTVPLPRSLHTASVIGNKMYIFGGWVPHKGENIETSPHDCEWRCTSSFSYLNLDTAEWTTLVSDSQEDKKNSRPRPRAGHCAVAIGTRLYFWSGRDGYKKALNSQVCCKDLWYLDTEKPPAPSQVQLIKATTNSFHVKWDEVPTVEGYLLQLNTDLPYQAASSDSTATPNMQGVRMDPHRQGSNSTIPNSISDTMNSTKTEYTAMKGTSVKNRPDLKASTDSNATLHSSLATNASNHNSCVVDMLRKNEGPHTSATIGVLSSCLDLRTVIPETSVSSSVSSAQTMLMKHVHCLHLRSAV; this is translated from the exons ATGGCGGCTCCCAGCCTCCTTAACTGGAGGCGGGTTTCCTCCTTCACGGGGCCGGTCCCCCGCGCCCGGCACGGACACCGGGCCGTGGCCATCCGGGAGCTGATGATCATCTTTGGAGGGGGCAACGAGGGCATCGCGGACGAGCTGCACGTCTACAACACGG TTACAAATCAGTGGTTCCTACCAGCTGTTAGAGGAGACATCCCTCCAGGTTGCGCTGCCCATGGATTTGTCTGTGATGGTACCAGAATATTAGTATTTGGGGGAATGGTTGAATATGGAAGATACAGCAATGAGTTATATGAGTTGCAA GCAAGCCGTTGGTTATGGAAAAAAGTGAAACCTCACCCCCCTTCTTCTGGTTTACCTCCTTGTCCTCGTCTTGGACATAGCTTCTCTTTATATGGTAACAAATGCTATTTGTTTGGTGGTCTGGCAAATGAAAGTGAAGATTCGAACAATAATGTTCCCAG ATATTTGAATGATTTCTATGAGTTGGAGCTACAGCATGGCTCTGGTGTTGTGGGTTGGAGCATTCCAGTGACTAAAGGAATTGTGCCTTCTCCAAGAGAATCCCACACAGCTGTCATATATTGCAAAAAAGATTCTGGAAGTCCTAAGATGTATGTCTTTGGTGGAATGTGTGGTGCTCGCCTGGATGATCTATGGCAACTTGACTTAG AAACTATGTGTTGGTCAAAACCAGAAACTAAAGGGACAGTGCCACTTCCACGAAGCCTTCACACAGCCAGTGTTATAGGAAACAA GATGTACATTTTCGGTGGATGGGTTCCACATAAGGGGGAGAATATTGAGACTTCACCTCATGATTGTGAATGGAGATGTACTAGTTCATTTTCTTACCTAAATCTCG ATACAGCAGAGTGGACCACCCTAGTATCAGATTCtcaggaagataaaaaaaattcaaggccaagaccaagagctggacactgtGCTGTTGCAATTGGCACTCGATTATATTTTTGGAGTGGAAGAGATGGCTACAAAAAAGCACTGAATAGTCAAGTTTGCTGCAAGGATCTTTGGTATCTTGATACTG AGAAACCTCCGGCACCATCACAAGTACAGCTGATCAAGGCCACTACCAACTCTTTCCATGTCAAATGGGATGAAGTGCCCACAGTTGAGGGCTATCTTTTGCAGCTGAATACAGACTTACCCTACCAAGCTGCGTCATCAGATTCTACAGCAACACCAAATATGCAAG GAGTCAGAATGGACCCTCACAGACAAGGCAGTAATAGCACCATTCCTAACagt atCAGTGATACAATGAACAGTACAAAAACTGAATATACAGCTATGAAAGGAACTTCTGTGAAAAACAGACCAGATCTCAAAGCATCAACTGATTCTAATGCTACTTTACATTCATCTTTGGCAACTAATGCTTCTAATCATAATAGTTGTGTCGTGGATATGCTAAGGAAAAACGAAG GTCCTCATACTTCAGCAACTATAGGTGTTCTAAGTAGTTGCCTGGACTTAAGAACAGTAATCCCCGAAACTTCTGTATCCAGTTCTGTTTCCAGCGCACAAACTATG TTGATGAAGCATGTGCATTGCCTGCATCTAAGATCAGCCGTGTAG
- the HCFC2 gene encoding host cell factor 2 isoform X3, whose product MAAPSLLNWRRVSSFTGPVPRARHGHRAVAIRELMIIFGGGNEGIADELHVYNTVTNQWFLPAVRGDIPPGCAAHGFVCDGTRILVFGGMVEYGRYSNELYELQASRWLWKKVKPHPPSSGLPPCPRLGHSFSLYGNKCYLFGGLANESEDSNNNVPRYLNDFYELELQHGSGVVGWSIPVTKGIVPSPRESHTAVIYCKKDSGSPKMYVFGGMCGARLDDLWQLDLETMCWSKPETKGTVPLPRSLHTASVIGNKMYIFGGWVPHKGENIETSPHDCEWRCTSSFSYLNLDTAEWTTLVSDSQEDKKNSRPRPRAGHCAVAIGTRLYFWSGRDGYKKALNSQVCCKDLWYLDTEKPPAPSQVQLIKATTNSFHVKWDEVPTVEGYLLQLNTDLPYQAASSDSTATPNMQGVRMDPHRQGSNSTIPNSISDTMNSTKTEYTAMKGTSVKNRPDLKASTDSNATLHSSLATNASNHNSCVVDMLRKNEGPHTSATIGVLSSCLDLRTVIPETSVSSSVSSAQTMVTQQTIKTESSSTNGAVVKDETSLTTFSTKSEVDEACALPASKISRVEAHATVMPFSKETPSNPVATMKAGERQWCDVGIFKNNTALVSQFYLLPKGKQSISKIGNADAPDYSLLKKQDLVPGTGYRFRVAAINGCGIGPFSKISEFKTCIPGFPGAPSAVRISKNVEGIHLSWEPPTSPSGNILEYSAYLAIRTAQIQDNPSQLVFMRIYCGLKTSCIVTTGQLANAHIDYTSRPAIVFRISAKNEKGYGPATQVRWLQGNNKKAPLN is encoded by the exons ATGGCGGCTCCCAGCCTCCTTAACTGGAGGCGGGTTTCCTCCTTCACGGGGCCGGTCCCCCGCGCCCGGCACGGACACCGGGCCGTGGCCATCCGGGAGCTGATGATCATCTTTGGAGGGGGCAACGAGGGCATCGCGGACGAGCTGCACGTCTACAACACGG TTACAAATCAGTGGTTCCTACCAGCTGTTAGAGGAGACATCCCTCCAGGTTGCGCTGCCCATGGATTTGTCTGTGATGGTACCAGAATATTAGTATTTGGGGGAATGGTTGAATATGGAAGATACAGCAATGAGTTATATGAGTTGCAA GCAAGCCGTTGGTTATGGAAAAAAGTGAAACCTCACCCCCCTTCTTCTGGTTTACCTCCTTGTCCTCGTCTTGGACATAGCTTCTCTTTATATGGTAACAAATGCTATTTGTTTGGTGGTCTGGCAAATGAAAGTGAAGATTCGAACAATAATGTTCCCAG ATATTTGAATGATTTCTATGAGTTGGAGCTACAGCATGGCTCTGGTGTTGTGGGTTGGAGCATTCCAGTGACTAAAGGAATTGTGCCTTCTCCAAGAGAATCCCACACAGCTGTCATATATTGCAAAAAAGATTCTGGAAGTCCTAAGATGTATGTCTTTGGTGGAATGTGTGGTGCTCGCCTGGATGATCTATGGCAACTTGACTTAG AAACTATGTGTTGGTCAAAACCAGAAACTAAAGGGACAGTGCCACTTCCACGAAGCCTTCACACAGCCAGTGTTATAGGAAACAA GATGTACATTTTCGGTGGATGGGTTCCACATAAGGGGGAGAATATTGAGACTTCACCTCATGATTGTGAATGGAGATGTACTAGTTCATTTTCTTACCTAAATCTCG ATACAGCAGAGTGGACCACCCTAGTATCAGATTCtcaggaagataaaaaaaattcaaggccaagaccaagagctggacactgtGCTGTTGCAATTGGCACTCGATTATATTTTTGGAGTGGAAGAGATGGCTACAAAAAAGCACTGAATAGTCAAGTTTGCTGCAAGGATCTTTGGTATCTTGATACTG AGAAACCTCCGGCACCATCACAAGTACAGCTGATCAAGGCCACTACCAACTCTTTCCATGTCAAATGGGATGAAGTGCCCACAGTTGAGGGCTATCTTTTGCAGCTGAATACAGACTTACCCTACCAAGCTGCGTCATCAGATTCTACAGCAACACCAAATATGCAAG GAGTCAGAATGGACCCTCACAGACAAGGCAGTAATAGCACCATTCCTAACagt atCAGTGATACAATGAACAGTACAAAAACTGAATATACAGCTATGAAAGGAACTTCTGTGAAAAACAGACCAGATCTCAAAGCATCAACTGATTCTAATGCTACTTTACATTCATCTTTGGCAACTAATGCTTCTAATCATAATAGTTGTGTCGTGGATATGCTAAGGAAAAACGAAG GTCCTCATACTTCAGCAACTATAGGTGTTCTAAGTAGTTGCCTGGACTTAAGAACAGTAATCCCCGAAACTTCTGTATCCAGTTCTGTTTCCAGCGCACAAACTATGGTAACCCAGCAGACCATTAAAACTGAATCATCCAGTACAAATGGGGCAGTTGTTAAAGATGAAACTTCACTAACAACATTCAGTACCAAATCTGAAG TTGATGAAGCATGTGCATTGCCTGCATCTAAGATCAGCCGTGTAGAAGCACATGCTACAGTGATGCCATTTTCT AAAGAGACTCCTTCAAATCCAGTGGCCACAATGAAAGCAGGAGAACGACAGTGGTGTGatgtaggaatttttaaaaataatacagctTTGGTGAGCCAGTTTTATTTGCTgccaaaaggaaagcaaagcatcTCAAAG ATAGGAAATGCAGACGCACCTGACTACAGTTTACTTAAGAAACAAGATCTGGTTCCAGGCACAGGATACAGATTCAGGGTTGCTGCCATCAATGGTTGTGGAATAGGTCCTTTCAGCAAAATCAGTGAATTTAAAACTTGTATTCCCGGTTTTCCTGGAGCTCCTTCTGCAGTCAGAATTTCAAAG AATGTTGAGGGTATCCATCTCTCCTGGGAACCTCCAACTTCCCcttctggaaatattttggaatattcaGCCTACTTGGCTATCCGCACAGCACAAATACAAGATAATCCAAGTCAACTTGTGTTTATGAGGATTTATTGTGGTCTTAAGACATCATGTATAGTAACTACCGGGCAGCTTGCAAATGCACATATCGATTATACATCCAGGCCTGCCATTGTGTTCAGGATATCGGCAAAGAATGAAAAGGGATATGGACCAGCTACACAAGTTCGATGGCTTCAAGGTAACAATAAAAAAGCAcctttaaattga